Proteins from a genomic interval of Pseudodesulfovibrio nedwellii:
- a CDS encoding SLC13 family permease, translated as MKRPRFQLATGCKDVYTSCIVIHYLREKRWFFITLAIQAAMLLSPAPDGVSPEGWRVLVMTVGATMLFITEPIPLPAVALLIILGQIFLLGIDSSLVAKSLMKDSVLFIMGSLMLAVALVKQKLDKRLALLIVSITGSNTYRIAFGISIFSGILASFIGEHTVAAMMLPVALSLLQLATDDPAKRRALGLLFLFSISYACAMAGIGTPSGGARNAIMIDYLRDFFYATDDPATFSYSVTYLDWMIYAYPVFLVQLPLMHLILRHTFKTDITDLGPAVEKLKEQVGDEGSLNGRHYMAILLFLITLIGWVGFSSEVGMGTIAILGAVLFLVTGLVRWQDLNSGVNWGVVLLYAAAISLGVQMRDTGAAAWVAGVFMDILAPFGMDHGIGLMAAVMVLTTFITNTMSNGAAVAVLGPIVLSIAVGTETNPLAVGMITAVSSAFAYFTVIGTPASTIVYSSGLLRPKDFMVVGWRMALMSFTVLLLASKLYWPLIGL; from the coding sequence ATGAAAAGACCACGCTTTCAACTGGCAACAGGATGCAAGGATGTGTATACTTCCTGCATTGTGATCCATTACTTACGAGAAAAACGGTGGTTTTTCATCACCTTGGCCATTCAGGCTGCCATGCTGCTTTCACCAGCCCCGGACGGAGTCTCTCCCGAGGGTTGGCGAGTCCTTGTCATGACCGTTGGCGCGACCATGCTTTTCATCACCGAGCCTATCCCCCTGCCTGCGGTAGCCCTACTCATCATACTCGGACAGATCTTCCTGCTTGGCATCGACTCCTCACTCGTCGCCAAATCCCTTATGAAAGACTCAGTCCTGTTCATCATGGGATCACTCATGCTGGCCGTGGCTCTGGTCAAACAGAAACTCGACAAACGGCTCGCTCTGCTTATTGTTAGTATTACAGGATCGAATACATACCGTATTGCTTTTGGCATCTCCATATTTTCCGGTATATTGGCATCGTTCATCGGTGAACATACTGTGGCAGCCATGATGCTTCCAGTGGCTTTGTCCCTGTTGCAATTGGCTACTGATGATCCGGCCAAACGACGCGCTTTAGGTCTGCTCTTCCTCTTTTCCATATCATACGCCTGTGCCATGGCCGGTATTGGCACACCGTCTGGTGGAGCGCGTAACGCCATTATGATCGATTATCTGCGTGATTTTTTCTACGCCACGGATGATCCAGCGACCTTCAGCTATTCTGTCACCTATCTCGACTGGATGATCTATGCCTATCCCGTCTTTCTAGTACAATTACCGCTCATGCATCTCATCTTGCGGCACACCTTCAAAACGGACATCACGGACCTCGGCCCTGCAGTGGAGAAACTCAAGGAACAGGTTGGAGACGAAGGATCGTTAAACGGTCGACACTATATGGCCATCCTCCTGTTTTTGATCACACTTATCGGATGGGTCGGATTCTCTTCCGAAGTTGGCATGGGAACCATCGCTATCCTCGGTGCGGTCCTCTTCCTTGTCACCGGCCTCGTGCGTTGGCAGGATCTCAATTCCGGCGTTAACTGGGGCGTGGTTTTGCTGTATGCCGCCGCAATTTCCCTTGGCGTCCAAATGCGCGATACAGGAGCTGCGGCATGGGTAGCCGGTGTGTTCATGGACATACTAGCACCGTTCGGCATGGATCACGGCATTGGGTTGATGGCAGCGGTCATGGTACTCACCACTTTTATCACCAACACCATGAGTAATGGCGCGGCCGTGGCGGTCCTCGGCCCCATCGTCCTGTCCATTGCCGTGGGAACGGAAACAAACCCGCTAGCCGTAGGCATGATCACCGCCGTATCCAGTGCATTCGCCTATTTCACAGTCATCGGCACCCCGGCATCCACCATCGTATATTCATCCGGTCTCTTGCGGCCCAAGGATTTCATGGTTGTCGGCTGGCGCATGGCGCTCATGTCGTTTACCGTTCTGCTTCTCGCATCGAAACTGTATTGGCCCTTGATCGGGTTGTAA
- a CDS encoding HD domain-containing protein — protein sequence MVEPTPKLYDFVDPADGECVRREAEEILREFFSKYDASVFQKAFEDVEKLFFGLYPGYRASNTKYHNFEHTCAVVLATVRLIYGALADGEVFSEKECLKGLLSALYHDVGLIQVADDTLGTGAKYTVGHEERSIMFMRSNLDGVMSQDDMDDIADCIRCTILAMSPSKVAFASEHMRIMGYFLGSADLLAQIADRYYLEKLFLLFEEFQEAKIPGYDSAMDLLSKTNTFYEGVVRTRLDKEFMRVDRYMKLYFRDRRKVDKDLYSEAIDRNLNYLESMLSQNADDLEGFLASFRRGNISTYTI from the coding sequence ATGGTTGAACCAACACCGAAGTTGTATGATTTTGTAGACCCTGCTGACGGAGAATGCGTCCGCCGTGAGGCTGAGGAGATTCTGCGTGAATTTTTCTCGAAGTATGATGCGAGTGTTTTTCAGAAAGCCTTTGAAGACGTAGAAAAATTATTTTTTGGTTTGTATCCCGGGTATAGGGCCAGCAACACGAAGTATCATAATTTTGAACATACGTGCGCCGTGGTTTTGGCAACAGTCCGACTTATTTACGGCGCATTGGCCGATGGTGAAGTCTTTTCCGAGAAGGAATGTCTCAAGGGACTGTTGTCTGCCTTGTATCACGATGTGGGATTAATACAGGTTGCTGACGACACGCTGGGGACCGGGGCAAAATATACGGTTGGGCATGAAGAACGGTCCATCATGTTTATGCGGAGCAATCTTGATGGCGTCATGTCGCAGGATGATATGGATGATATCGCGGATTGTATCCGGTGCACCATACTTGCCATGTCTCCGTCTAAGGTGGCTTTCGCCTCGGAACATATGCGTATCATGGGATATTTTTTGGGAAGTGCAGATTTGTTGGCGCAAATCGCAGACCGCTATTACCTTGAAAAGCTTTTTTTGCTTTTCGAGGAATTTCAGGAAGCCAAAATTCCCGGCTATGACTCCGCCATGGATTTACTGTCAAAAACAAACACGTTTTATGAAGGAGTGGTCAGAACCCGACTGGACAAGGAGTTCATGCGGGTAGATCGCTATATGAAATTGTATTTTCGTGATCGTCGAAAAGTTGACAAAGATCTGTACAGCGAAGCCATTGATCGAAACCTGAATTATCTGGAGAGCATGTTGTCACAAAATGCGGATGACCTTGAAGGATTCTTAGCAAGTTTCAGACGGGGCAATATCTCCACGTACACCATTTAA
- a CDS encoding EAL and HDOD domain-containing protein, translated as MSVTIPNFETVFVARQPVFRADETVWGYELLFRSCEDNVACITNEEQATSSVIVDGLALASEGIPPDARILINFSEQLLIEGGGFALPKDRCVIEILEHVKPNKETLQAVKQLKSAGYQIAVDDYCGQPELESFIDMADIVKVDMLEFGAEPAKLAVVIRNIPSSVTLLAEKVEDNENFHELQGMGFSLFQGFFFSKPEIIPGKKLTTNEMTKLQLLAELCKMDLEPARLAEILQSDPSLSYRLFRYINSAGMGLSQKVSSPKRALDMMGMIQAKQWLRSVLLADLNPTPKASELAYLAVHRAKFLESICRHSNSTAYEPDNFFMTGLFSLLDSMLSISMDEIIGMLPLEESVVKALRGEGEVYELLRLATSYERGEWSGISSRLKRLDLETLQAELMYVQARSWTQKMLGYCTVGSAAV; from the coding sequence ATGTCAGTAACTATTCCTAATTTTGAGACTGTTTTTGTTGCCCGACAACCGGTATTTCGCGCTGATGAAACTGTTTGGGGGTATGAACTCCTCTTTCGGTCGTGCGAGGACAATGTTGCCTGTATTACCAACGAGGAGCAGGCAACTTCATCAGTCATTGTAGACGGGTTGGCCCTGGCTTCCGAAGGCATACCTCCAGACGCCCGGATTTTAATTAATTTTTCAGAACAGCTTCTGATTGAGGGCGGTGGATTTGCCTTGCCCAAGGATCGATGTGTTATTGAGATACTTGAGCACGTCAAACCGAACAAAGAAACGCTGCAAGCCGTAAAACAACTCAAGAGTGCCGGGTATCAGATCGCCGTGGATGACTATTGCGGTCAGCCGGAGCTTGAGTCGTTTATTGATATGGCTGATATCGTCAAGGTGGATATGCTTGAGTTTGGAGCCGAACCTGCAAAGCTTGCGGTTGTTATTCGGAATATCCCTTCAAGCGTCACCCTTCTTGCGGAGAAGGTTGAGGATAATGAGAATTTTCATGAGCTTCAAGGAATGGGATTTTCTCTGTTTCAGGGATTTTTTTTTAGTAAACCAGAAATTATTCCCGGCAAGAAGTTGACGACAAATGAAATGACCAAGCTCCAACTTTTGGCAGAATTGTGCAAAATGGACTTGGAACCGGCTCGGTTGGCGGAGATTCTCCAGTCTGACCCTAGCTTATCCTATCGGTTGTTTAGGTATATCAATTCCGCAGGAATGGGTTTGAGTCAAAAAGTCTCGTCTCCCAAACGAGCACTCGACATGATGGGTATGATTCAGGCCAAACAGTGGCTCAGGAGTGTCTTGCTGGCCGATCTCAATCCTACTCCCAAAGCGAGTGAACTGGCATATCTCGCAGTGCATAGGGCCAAGTTTCTTGAGTCGATTTGCCGTCATTCCAATAGTACTGCATACGAGCCGGACAATTTCTTCATGACCGGCTTGTTTTCTCTGTTGGACTCCATGCTCAGTATTTCAATGGATGAAATCATTGGAATGCTCCCTTTGGAGGAATCTGTGGTTAAGGCCCTGAGGGGTGAAGGCGAAGTGTATGAACTGTTGCGGCTGGCCACAAGTTATGAACGTGGGGAATGGAGTGGGATTTCGTCTCGCCTCAAGCGACTTGACCTGGAAACGCTTCAGGCTGAACTCATGTATGTACAGGCCAGAAGCTGGACACAGAAAATGCTTGGATATTGTACGGTCGGCAGTGCGGCGGTATAG
- the ilvN gene encoding acetolactate synthase small subunit: MRRTLSALCKNEPGVLAQMAQECGKYDANILSLAAGETENPEVSRIVLRIDGDDAAIDKVERYLDSLDEIIQIDDLSRKDFVDRELVMVKVAMDREQTGQLMQIFEVFRANVVGMGQKTITVELSGDQERVDGLIQMLIPYGIKSMCRSGMIVLKRGDE, encoded by the coding sequence TTGCGACGCACCTTGTCTGCACTGTGCAAAAATGAACCCGGTGTCTTGGCCCAGATGGCTCAGGAGTGCGGGAAATATGATGCTAATATTTTGTCCTTGGCTGCTGGCGAGACAGAGAATCCGGAAGTTTCGCGTATTGTTCTTCGTATAGATGGCGATGATGCCGCTATTGATAAGGTCGAGCGATATCTGGACAGTTTGGACGAGATCATTCAGATCGACGATCTTTCCCGTAAGGATTTTGTGGATCGAGAATTGGTCATGGTTAAAGTGGCCATGGATCGAGAACAGACCGGACAGCTTATGCAAATCTTCGAGGTCTTTCGTGCCAATGTGGTTGGCATGGGGCAGAAGACTATTACCGTGGAATTATCCGGTGATCAGGAGCGGGTGGACGGTCTTATTCAGATGCTCATTCCCTATGGCATCAAGTCTATGTGTCGTTCCGGCATGATCGTACTTAAGCGAGGGGACGAATAG
- a CDS encoding universal stress protein produces MTQGDNRIRILICIGGGPDSLSSLKYATRLSNQGCADIDLLYVRPLDSGLKSGGMEIRVARENMLDWGLELPGMTHLKAARDLLIELGEIAPDSTRDWHHRELSGDVAGEYVREYENPCGGSISLRLRTAPDVTTAAIDEAQQNKADIIIVGASPEPVEGLRKLLSPKPLALKIAAHSPIPVIVARQLEPGRGHLVCVQDTDRSRSMLPEAIRCAHACQCPVSIMSVAPDESGIKSAQKAVNEAAALFKKNGIAPHETLVEVGDPVETIITIGYDFSLILLSESEKPWFAKGFSVSHEVAARARNSVMILK; encoded by the coding sequence ATGACACAGGGCGACAACAGAATACGTATACTTATCTGTATCGGCGGCGGCCCGGATTCACTATCCAGCCTCAAGTATGCAACACGACTCAGCAATCAAGGATGTGCAGACATTGATTTGCTCTATGTGCGCCCTCTGGACAGCGGCCTCAAATCCGGTGGAATGGAGATACGCGTCGCCCGTGAAAACATGCTCGACTGGGGGTTGGAACTGCCCGGCATGACTCACTTGAAAGCAGCTCGTGATCTGCTCATTGAACTTGGTGAAATCGCACCGGATTCCACCCGCGACTGGCATCACCGAGAGCTTTCCGGAGATGTAGCAGGCGAATATGTCCGCGAATACGAAAACCCATGTGGCGGATCCATATCCCTCCGGCTCCGCACCGCCCCGGATGTGACTACTGCCGCCATTGACGAAGCACAGCAAAATAAGGCTGACATTATCATAGTGGGAGCATCTCCCGAACCAGTTGAAGGGTTACGAAAACTCCTCTCACCCAAGCCGCTCGCTCTCAAGATAGCGGCCCATTCACCCATCCCGGTCATAGTTGCCCGGCAGCTTGAACCCGGCCGCGGGCATCTCGTCTGTGTGCAGGACACGGACCGATCCCGATCAATGCTCCCAGAAGCCATTCGGTGCGCTCACGCCTGCCAATGCCCAGTTTCCATCATGTCCGTTGCCCCGGACGAGTCAGGTATCAAATCTGCACAAAAAGCCGTTAACGAAGCCGCCGCACTTTTCAAGAAAAACGGCATCGCGCCACATGAAACACTTGTCGAAGTGGGTGATCCGGTAGAGACCATCATCACCATCGGCTATGATTTCTCGCTCATCCTGCTCTCAGAATCGGAAAAGCCCTGGTTTGCCAAAGGATTCAGTGTCTCCCACGAAGTCGCTGCCAGAGCACGCAACTCAGTGATGATTTTGAAGTAG
- the buk gene encoding butyrate kinase, producing the protein MSILVINPGSTSTKLALFENGQSVAAQEIQHRKSELADFARVTDQFDFRVQATRDFLKTAGGDEIQLRAVAGRGGLLHPVKGGVYEVCDDMADDLRNARYGEHPCNLGGLMARAFGREYDVPAYVVDPVVTDEMMDKARLTGLPAIRRRSLFHALNQRGMARIVADKLGIAYENGNFIVCHMGGGISIGAHRQGKVVDVLNGLDGEGPFTPERTGSLPLIPVLHMVRDGEVSFDKMEQAVLRRGGLFAHLGTNDPREIVARIEEGDESAQLVFKAFAYAVARSVCSMVPALVHGDDGPDLAAVILTGGLARSEPLTAEIGRQISHLAPVYVEPGEIEMVSLALGAEKALEGEERVQSYVRDAVA; encoded by the coding sequence ATGAGTATACTTGTGATTAACCCAGGGTCTACATCAACCAAGTTAGCCCTGTTCGAAAACGGGCAATCTGTGGCTGCGCAGGAGATCCAGCACCGTAAGAGTGAGCTTGCTGATTTTGCACGAGTAACGGATCAGTTTGATTTTCGTGTGCAGGCCACAAGAGATTTTTTGAAAACCGCTGGTGGAGATGAAATTCAACTGCGTGCGGTTGCTGGTCGTGGCGGGTTGTTGCACCCCGTAAAAGGCGGTGTTTACGAAGTGTGTGACGACATGGCAGACGATTTGCGGAATGCCCGATATGGAGAGCATCCCTGTAACCTCGGTGGGCTTATGGCCAGAGCTTTCGGGCGAGAATATGATGTGCCTGCCTACGTGGTTGATCCGGTTGTGACCGATGAGATGATGGATAAGGCCCGGTTGACCGGACTGCCTGCCATTAGGCGACGGTCTTTGTTTCATGCCTTGAATCAGCGTGGTATGGCCCGGATTGTCGCGGACAAATTGGGTATTGCCTATGAGAATGGCAATTTTATTGTGTGTCATATGGGAGGCGGTATTTCCATTGGAGCGCATCGGCAGGGAAAGGTCGTTGATGTGCTGAACGGGTTGGACGGTGAAGGACCTTTCACACCGGAACGGACCGGTTCTCTCCCTTTGATTCCTGTGTTGCACATGGTGCGCGACGGTGAAGTGAGTTTCGATAAGATGGAACAGGCTGTTCTTCGACGAGGTGGGTTGTTTGCTCATTTGGGGACGAACGATCCGCGTGAGATTGTGGCTCGTATTGAAGAGGGCGATGAATCGGCCCAGCTGGTTTTCAAGGCTTTTGCCTATGCTGTGGCTCGTTCTGTGTGCTCCATGGTTCCTGCCTTGGTCCACGGTGATGATGGGCCTGATTTGGCGGCGGTGATTTTGACTGGAGGATTGGCCCGAAGCGAACCGTTAACTGCGGAGATTGGGCGACAGATTTCACATCTTGCACCGGTGTATGTAGAGCCTGGTGAAATTGAGATGGTTTCGTTGGCTCTTGGCGCAGAGAAAGCTCTCGAAGGGGAAGAGCGTGTACAGTCGTATGTTCGTGATGCCGTTGCATGA
- the murI gene encoding glutamate racemase, whose protein sequence is MKNVAELPIGMFDSGVGGLTVLKALRQRMPCEDVIYLGDTARLPYGTKSPQTVTRYGVQCGAELVSRGIKLLVVACNTASAMALSALREAYPDVPVIGVVEPGARAACSVTKNGSIAVVATESTIAGGAYQRAIHSISPAARIVGHPCSLFVALAEEGWIDGDVPEAVAARYLDPVFNPASGAVDPVIPDTLVLGCTHFPLLAPAIRKVTPPETVIVDSAATTAETVFEELTLLELIRPGSGCGTTAYLTTDDAPRFARTGTRFLGTPITENEVELVDL, encoded by the coding sequence ATGAAAAACGTAGCAGAACTTCCCATTGGCATGTTTGATTCGGGCGTAGGTGGCCTCACAGTACTCAAAGCACTCAGGCAGCGTATGCCGTGTGAGGATGTTATCTATCTTGGTGACACTGCGCGGTTGCCGTATGGTACCAAATCACCCCAGACCGTGACCCGGTATGGTGTTCAATGTGGTGCGGAGCTGGTGAGTCGAGGGATCAAACTTCTTGTGGTTGCCTGCAACACGGCTTCTGCCATGGCTTTGTCCGCCTTGCGGGAAGCGTACCCAGATGTCCCCGTCATCGGCGTTGTGGAACCGGGAGCCCGTGCTGCGTGTTCCGTTACGAAAAATGGCTCCATAGCTGTCGTTGCGACGGAATCCACCATTGCCGGTGGGGCTTATCAGCGGGCTATCCATTCCATTTCTCCTGCAGCCCGTATTGTCGGACACCCTTGTTCACTTTTTGTTGCTTTGGCTGAAGAGGGGTGGATTGATGGCGATGTGCCTGAAGCCGTGGCAGCACGCTATCTCGATCCTGTCTTTAATCCGGCTTCCGGCGCAGTTGATCCTGTCATTCCGGATACATTAGTTCTTGGTTGTACCCATTTCCCTTTGCTGGCACCGGCTATCAGGAAGGTTACGCCTCCTGAGACTGTTATTGTCGATTCCGCAGCGACCACTGCAGAGACGGTTTTTGAAGAATTGACCCTTCTCGAATTGATTCGTCCCGGTTCAGGGTGTGGCACTACCGCGTATCTTACCACTGACGACGCTCCTCGATTCGCTCGAACCGGCACACGTTTTCTGGGGACACCGATTACGGAAAACGAAGTCGAACTCGTGGATTTGTAA
- a CDS encoding phosphate acyltransferase, translating into MSAFTPVTSLEGLVQAALNLVGNGVMPKVAIARSAEGFVLRAGVEAYERGVAEPILIGDVEETQRIADERGLDISRFQAIHITDDEQAVAEAVRLFREGEAQLIMKGLVPTATLLKAVLNKKTGVPHPSRILSHVGVFESPIDGRLMIMTDPGVNITPSLQRKVDILKNALDVARKLGIHKPRAAILAATEKINYPAMPATLDGDILTKMARQGEFGDARVLGPLSLDIAVSKDAAATKQFDDPVAGNADILLTPNIEAGNILYKSLTTLSGCTMAAVVVGSRVPVVVPSRGDSDASKFHSIALASLLAHRSSA; encoded by the coding sequence GTGTCGGCGTTTACCCCCGTAACCAGCCTCGAAGGACTGGTGCAGGCTGCCCTAAATCTTGTGGGAAATGGTGTCATGCCCAAGGTTGCCATTGCCCGATCCGCGGAAGGGTTTGTCCTTCGCGCCGGGGTGGAGGCATATGAACGTGGCGTGGCCGAACCAATACTTATTGGTGACGTGGAGGAGACACAACGTATCGCCGATGAGCGCGGTCTTGATATTTCCCGGTTTCAAGCAATTCACATTACCGATGACGAGCAGGCCGTGGCCGAAGCCGTGCGGTTGTTCCGCGAGGGTGAGGCTCAACTGATCATGAAAGGATTGGTGCCGACCGCAACTTTGCTCAAGGCCGTTCTGAACAAGAAGACCGGTGTTCCGCATCCTTCCCGTATTTTGAGTCATGTGGGTGTGTTTGAGTCCCCGATAGATGGGCGGCTCATGATCATGACCGATCCCGGTGTGAATATTACGCCTTCGTTGCAACGTAAGGTGGATATCCTGAAGAACGCGCTGGATGTAGCCAGAAAATTGGGCATACATAAACCCAGAGCTGCAATTTTGGCTGCCACGGAAAAGATCAATTATCCGGCCATGCCCGCTACTTTGGATGGGGATATTTTGACCAAGATGGCTCGGCAGGGAGAGTTCGGTGACGCCAGAGTGCTCGGCCCGTTGTCGCTTGATATTGCCGTGTCCAAGGATGCCGCAGCCACTAAACAATTCGATGACCCTGTTGCCGGAAATGCCGATATTTTGCTCACTCCCAATATTGAGGCGGGGAATATCTTGTATAAATCGCTGACCACCCTGTCTGGTTGCACTATGGCCGCCGTTGTGGTGGGCAGTCGTGTGCCGGTGGTGGTCCCGTCGCGAGGGGATTCGGATGCGAGTAAATTTCATTCCATTGCACTTGCCAGTTTGTTGGCCCACAGGAGTTCCGCATGA
- a CDS encoding HD domain-containing phosphohydrolase, giving the protein MSAERLTSRDDAVMAILKTTEEVNQLKDVDTILDKILYESRQLSGADAGSIFLVEDDSLIFSYVQNDTLFKKETANAALYHNFSIPISEHSIVGYVAKTRQSLSIDDAYELDPILPFNFNKSFDEKSGYRTTSMLTIPLIAQESRLVGVMQLINAKNDMGKVGAFSPEAQTYIPLFCNNASVAIERGIMNRELILRMMQMAELRDPSETGAHVQRVGAYSAEIYGTWAARRNHSAKDIKRARDNLRLAAMLHDVGKVGISDNILKKPAKLTDEEFDTMKWHTVYGARLFKNQTSELDRMSMEIALCHHEKYEGRGYPSIPYSAVWSDSLSLGDEVRNGEDIPLAARICAVADVYDALASPRSYKDPFPDEKCLGILESDAGTHFDPEMVEIFIEIFDVIKAIRDKWTEDWKV; this is encoded by the coding sequence TCTCAAGACCACAGAAGAGGTCAACCAGCTTAAAGATGTTGACACTATTTTGGATAAGATTCTGTATGAATCCCGACAGCTTTCCGGGGCAGATGCAGGGTCCATATTTTTGGTTGAAGATGACAGTCTGATTTTCAGTTATGTTCAGAATGATACTTTGTTCAAGAAGGAAACTGCTAACGCAGCTTTATACCATAATTTTAGTATTCCCATCAGTGAACATTCCATCGTTGGATACGTTGCCAAGACACGGCAGAGCCTTTCCATTGATGATGCCTACGAGTTGGACCCCATTCTCCCATTCAATTTCAACAAATCTTTTGATGAAAAATCCGGGTATAGAACTACGTCCATGCTGACCATCCCGCTTATCGCTCAGGAAAGTCGGTTAGTGGGTGTGATGCAACTTATTAACGCCAAGAATGATATGGGTAAGGTTGGTGCTTTTTCGCCGGAGGCCCAGACGTACATCCCTCTGTTCTGCAATAATGCGTCGGTGGCCATTGAGCGTGGTATCATGAACCGAGAACTCATTCTGCGGATGATGCAGATGGCCGAGTTACGTGACCCCTCGGAAACTGGCGCACATGTTCAGCGTGTGGGGGCATACTCTGCAGAAATTTATGGCACATGGGCTGCCCGGCGTAATCATAGCGCAAAGGATATCAAACGTGCTCGTGATAATTTGCGCCTAGCTGCCATGCTTCATGATGTTGGTAAGGTCGGTATTTCAGATAATATTTTGAAAAAGCCGGCGAAACTCACGGATGAAGAATTCGATACCATGAAATGGCATACTGTTTATGGAGCACGTCTTTTCAAGAATCAAACGTCTGAACTAGATCGGATGTCCATGGAAATTGCCCTGTGTCACCATGAAAAATATGAAGGGCGAGGGTATCCGAGCATCCCGTATTCAGCAGTGTGGAGTGACAGCCTGTCTTTGGGGGATGAGGTGAGGAACGGTGAGGACATTCCTTTGGCTGCGCGTATCTGTGCTGTGGCGGACGTGTACGATGCTCTGGCATCGCCCCGATCCTACAAAGACCCCTTCCCTGATGAAAAATGTTTGGGGATTTTGGAAAGTGATGCGGGCACTCATTTTGATCCTGAAATGGTTGAGATTTTTATTGAAATTTTTGACGTTATCAAAGCCATTCGCGACAAATGGACAGAAGATTGGAAGGTGTAA